The sequence gagAAACagaagcacccgaaggaaacccacgctgtgaggcgattatgctacccactgcaccaaaaAGATGACAAAGtaatgtaaactaattaataatagtgtcactatattttattaacattatattttactatattttattttaatttaattattaaatattttgatatgtatattttgtattatgcatcatatttatgtattattaattattattatttgttcttatttttgctttgttaATGCTGAAAAGCAAATTAAAAAATCATTTGTGAGTGCATTGATTTTAAGCATATATTTATGGCTATTCATAATCTTACAATCTGCACAAATCATAATGTGGCATGACCCAGGTTTCTGAACTACAGCAGAAGTCAGATTACTATTGTGCTCTGGAGTGTCCAAACACCTGAGAGTTGAATACATGTTGCTGTTTTGTAAAGCAGCGTGTTTGAGTTCATTTAAGGCAGCGAGTCTTCATTGGCTCTTTTTATCATGGAGCTGGCTTTCCCCCCTCAGGGCTTTACTGCTGGCCGAGATGAAATTGATCCAGTGCTGCAGGTCTTCAGGAAATTCTGGCACTTCAACCTACAAGAGCAGTTCATAAATGTCAGACTTTTGTAAATTAGAAAATACACACTCCATGTGAACAACATGCAGACGAGGAAATTAAGACCTTTGTTTTGTGAACTTAGGAGTCACACTTGTGAAATTTGATTTGGTCAAAATAAATTGaagccatttttaattaaatgaaatgtattacaTATTGTTTCAtgaatatttattctttaatttagTTGTATGGTAGTAGACCGTATTACTTCTAAATTATGTACTATTATGCCATTTCAACATTAATGCATAAAttcacaatttatatatatatatatatatatatatatatataaaaaaaatatatatatatatatatatgtataactaatgttttttttacaatttaaaaggcatctttggatatcttttctgctggagatactgttgtcctaaaaagtaaataacaaaaaaaatcctacacaaaccttaggaacagtattgcaggaaattttgacggttttaaaactttgccttttccaaaccgcggtataccttgaaaatggtaaGCAGGTGTTTGCTGAACCGTTGGCTGACTAGTAAAGCTTTTGAtttcgtaaaaaaaaaacacataaaaatagttaatattaatagtagtttaaaaatagttaatagttataataaaaaactttatatataCTGTAGGAATGGTGTAACAGAAATGTATGCGTAATATTCTTCAATCCACAACCATGATACTTTAGGCGGGAATTCGATCCCATACAATGATGACGCTGAAGCCCGCAAGTGATTTAAATGAAACTCGAATTGCATCTTTTGGAAACGCAAGGACAGAACATGGAAGCGAGAGCGAAAGGCCGTAGGTAAACGATATTATACCGAATCGTGATCAAATTTATGTCACTAACAATGATAAGCTATGgacttttactctatattgatctaagagccaatcgcacagcagaaatgtgcaacaatgagaaTCAGTCATTGTTAgagtactcttttaaatctggaagcattaacaacttacaccgaaatatatatcgttattgttcaatatggaaaataattattgaaattgcatttttgccatatcgcccagccctaaccctaagaacacaaaacattcaaatataagcggaaaaactgattttatcttgatgcattttcatttttgattcacGCTCATTAtcttatatatactgtatatatatatatactgtatgtatatatatatatatatatatatatatatatacacacacacacatacacacactcacacacacacacacatttacattacatttagtcatttagcagacgtttttatccaaagcgacttacaaatgaggacaaggaagcaatttacacaactattagagcagcagtgaacaagtgctatagacaagtttcaggtgtgtaaagtctaagaagcaaagcattagtaatgttttttgtttttgagagagagagagagagagagagagagagagagagagagagagagagagagagagagagagagagagagagagagagagacagagagacagagagagagagagagagagagagagagagagagagagagagtacagttagtggtatagccagagaggcagttaagattagaaagaaaagtggagactaaattattgagtttttagtcgtttcttgaagacagcaagtgactctgctgttctgatgcagttagggagttcattacaccaactgggcagattgaatgtgagagttcgggaaagtgatttcttccctcttagggatggaacaacgaggcgacgttcattcacagaaggcaagtttctggagggcacataaatctgcagaagtgagagcagatacgaaggagcaaagccagaggtcgctttgtaagcaaacatcagagctttgaatttgatgcgagcagcaactggcagccagtgcaaacgggtgagtagcggagtgacatgtgctcttttgggttcatcaaagaccactagtgctgctgcgttctgaagcagctgaagaggtttgatagagttagctggaagcccggctagtagagagttgcaatagtccagtttggagagaacaagagcttgaacaatgagttgtgctgcatgttcagataggaagggtcggacctttctgatgttatagagtgcgaatctgcaagatcgagcagttctagaaatgtggtcagagaagtttaattggtcatcaatcgttactccaaggctttttaccattttggatgcagtaatggttgccccatccatctggattgaaaagttatgatGTAGAGTCAGGTTGgcaacttcaagcatttccgttttcgcgaggatAAGCTGAagatatatatttagttttttctttttacatgcaatgtaattttttttttgatttacgCTTATTATTTTTCCATCTAATTCTGCGATACATTTGGCGGGATTTTGATCCCATAGCAGCAGCTTACTTTATTTCCGCAGAAaataaagatatccaaagatgccttttcaaattgtaaacaaatatgtgttttatgaaacaaactaaaaaaattaggtttttattatttagcctgacatgtttgcttctcaaaatatttgaaatgtttcttaaaataaaatataatgcattCAATAGAGAAAAAAGCAGCAGTTTTACCCAGACATATAAcaaagagcatattttagagcagtaatgacCATACtgtgaaactgatattttatccaaggttatcattaaGTCAGAGACTTATACTGACTAATGCCTATGATCAAGATACATTTTGGATTTATTGTGCAGCTCTATAAgccatatatatatttcagtccAACATAATAAATGTTTGACAGCCGCTCACCTTTCTCTTGCACAGGTATTGCAGGATCTTGTCTGGAGTGCTGCGCAGAACATTCTGCTTGCAGAACATAACAGCCGAGACCATCCCATCTTTACAAGACACGAAGCGCTGTTCCAGATAAAAGGATTTCTCATCCCAGCTGACGATTCGACTGCGCAGCTCAAATGCCTCACCGACACACAGAGGCCGTCTGTAGCGGATGGTAGTCGCTCCGACCACCGCTGTGGCCCCGAGTGCCCTCAAAGCCTTGAAGACTCCATTACGGGTGTACAAAGACAATCTGGCGAAGTCGCACTCACGCAGGTATCGAGCGTTGTTCATGTGGCACAGATCTATATCATTGAGAACCACGCGTCCGCTGGCCGTCTGCTCTCCGGTCACGTCAAACACAGGTGAGAGGAACCAGGCTTTGGTCACCACCAACACGGCTCGTAGGTAATACCACACATCCAGAGTGCAGAACAGGAGTAACAGCACACCCACAACCCACAGCAGAGCGTCCTCCCTGAAATTACAAGACAAGaccatttattgttattattattattattattattaaggcaagtttattcatttagcagatttcatacacaatggtaagtgctttacataaacaagaataaaagaaactaaTACGCTGagtcttaaaaagccttaaagggcacatatttgacccctttttcaagatttagtcTTTTGTGtcaccagaatgtgtctgtaaagtttcagctcaaaacacctatcagattttttattatacctctATTTACCAGCTCTAAGGATATTGTAGctgttttgttgcctgtgcctttaatgcaaatgagctagttctcccccCACATCGTTCGCACATGCCTGTTAGAGTGTGTCCTCCTCTCCTGCCGCGtctgataaacagcacagtgacagacctgaaggaaggataacccACGTAACGTtggtgagaaatactacagtaagaactttcacaatgattatttgatgtatttgttgtggagataATTCCAGGCTTTCTGCCACCATGAGTCAAAcataatgttgttacaaagttcacccACAGgcaaacacacaggcacacacagtgcgcgcatttaactttgcagTTTTAGCACggtaaatgtgacaggatactcgttaatatccactgctgtatggatatccgttaagttaatgtacaaaataaacctgatttaacgtccacaaaccgggattgaagtgtcttcttttataattgtactgacatgcggctgtggtgataaattacagtgattttactgtatttactttattacaaacatgtactgttttaaaaactcatttgatGATCACAGctcgctgaacagatcttttaagctcagttgctttgcgcatgtcctgtcttgctAATATAATTTTAAGCGTTACCATGGAGACGTTAATAtttggctgtcaatcaattcggtggacgggggaaccgcactcctacgtcatgtcgGTTTCAAAACGGGAGGGagttagatcctattttaacgtcaggaaaaaataaataaaaaaaacacactacgCCCACACGCAGTTCTGTCCAAAGTTTTTGTTGAAAGttttcaaaagatgattttcatcataggtgccctttaaatttccaaaactaaattttaggcttaAATTGACTGAAACATTGTCGTGtaggtaggcatgggccggtattagattctgacggtatgataaccttggataaaaatatcacggtttcatgctATTGtgcttactgctctaaaatattttccttttaaatatctcggcaaaaaaaacaacaacagttttCCCCCTTTggaaacaatatattctattttttgaaaggttttttatattttagcgcagtaaacatgtcaggctaaataataaaaatgagtcATTGAtaattctgctgtcttcattagagTTAAAAACAGAAATTTCTTTATAACTTAAcagcatctttgaatattttttctgctggagatcctGTTTTCCTAAAAaacgcaaaaaaataaataaataaatcaaaatcttacacataccattACTGTAAaagcatttaatgttttaattaaaatacattactttacaaatatagcctatgaatagcctaataataaattatgcttattaagaaattataaacactgcttatttttacattgcaagatgctccaaacctgtattaaaaacacagttaactcccaaaatactgttaactcatttatgtgaatgcgttaatgaaaaatcataaacattatctcGTTTAACTGCTCTTTCCAACTCAAAGAGGGTATgatcaactgcagggagcacaataaaccaagaaagatcctgacttctgccagaaaaggcaacatgttgatttttctccagaagtcattttccttcaaaccattgtacattcgttaacagcaacaaaaaaaaaagattcattttttacacaattatttatttcgttttatttaacattaaaaatgtaataataaattaaagtatTGTTAATTctgttaaatttgttttttttttccataaaaaaaaaacactacaaaaactAGCGacaagagaaccgttaaagtaccgaaccgataagtggtatctataaaagtagtaataccgttaaaaccttaacaaTACCCATCCctattcaaaatataaaatgtaatatacttCTTTGCATGAATTAGTGATGGCTGCTTTCGAAATGCTGTTTCATGAAGCTTCCAAACCTGTGTGAATCTTTTGTTTTGAAgcagttgtttatttttattattttaaatgacagaTTATGGATCATCTGGTGATTTTTTAAGTGGTTCAATTAAGTCAATGTTTAGTTAAATATTGTTTGCttaagggcaacacggtggctcagtggttagcactgtcacctcacagcaaaaatgtcgctagttcgagttccggctgggtcagttggcatttctgtgtggagtttacatgttctccccgtgtttgcgtgggttttgtCTGggcactccggtttcccccacaagtccaaagacatatggtacaggtgaaatctggataagttgacggttcattacgctgtggcgactcctgatgaataaagggactaagctgaaggaaaatgaatgaatgaattgtttgctTCATGTTTACTTACATCTGCGCACATTGCCCCATCAAGCCTTTTCTATGTGTATAACTCACAACACACATTTCCACACACATTTTGTGCATATGCCACGTTTCCGAATGAGACCTTAAGATGCAGTTTTGTCAATTGGTTCACAAGTATGTGAGAGACCAGAACCACACTATATTTTAAAAGAATCTGACCAAATGCATCTTCAACTACCTctggaagtggtcaaaagtgAACAATCTGAGAACATTTAAGACCTTGTTTACTCCTGACTGTATTCAACACTGTGCACTTGTGACCAGATCAGAGAGAATACATCGTAATAGCAGGTTTAAAGTTCAATAGTGGCCAAAAGTGATGTCCAGAAAGGATAATAGGGTACatgcggagctagtgtttcttcctaaactgataaacttccggtgaatggttaatgtggCTTTTTTCGCATtatatatggttccttttacagcatcaatgatgtaatgtaattaaaatacaatcagttaattAGACTTTGGGTTTCATTTagctgttcaagcgtaaaacaagacaaaaagctaTTTACTGCAGTAATGGAGCGCAGAAGCTCAATTGaatatactgtggtaaaataaatgctcatattataaagacatggcggggaaaaatataatttaatgcagagcGTCTTGTACCATCTGAGACCCACTTtgtatcggatatcactcagccagcggagatcgctgatttttaaagaaaacggaccttaaacgcgccaattttgcaatggcattcagttcaccggaagcgcttaacccaggttactgacaaattaaaagtcggcatataccctattgcacaGCATTGGCTTTTAATGACCCAACAAGTTTAATCAAATCAccaaaatataaatgaacatgtTTTATTGAGAAGAGAAAAACATTAAACTTGGTTAAGGTATTTACTAATCAAAAGTTTAATCAAAGAATATGAGTTTTGTTTTACTATTATAAAAGATATGATTAAAATAAAGGATACAGTCACTGTGACAATCGTTAATATTTATtagctattaatattaatagaccACTGCTTGCATTTGATTCACAGCCATTCCTCAATATACATTAGCACAAATTATACAATTGAACCATTAAGCAATCTTGTACCACATATACTTAGAAAATCTAAAACAACAGAATATCATCATACTTTATTAAAGGgcaaatatataatttttccTTGGCCGGACATCATGTTTGGCCGTTATTATAATTTAAACAGGATTTTAAATGGATTAAATGATTACAATTGCATTTTGAAACGTTGCAAACCATTCCTCAGCAGTACACTTGATAAAACAATGAGGAGACACTTGTTTCTATACATGCACTCAGATGTGGTTTTGAGGTTCTGAGATTTTCAGGTTAGTTACATAGCCTCATACAAGAACAACTTGTTAGGCTGGTTTGTGAACACGTTGTAAAGCAAGTTATTTTAGTCAAACGTTAAGATTAAGGTAGATTAGTCACCtaacttttacaaatatttcgtttctcttgaattttgtttatttacattttttcccaaacatataaatttgggcatAGTAATTTTGGATCATTATCAtaaggttattttgttagattagttccagatttggctttagtactgactatt is a genomic window of Danio aesculapii chromosome 2, fDanAes4.1, whole genome shotgun sequence containing:
- the them6 gene encoding protein THEM6-like; the encoded protein is MEDALLWVVGVLLLLFCTLDVWYYLRAVLVVTKAWFLSPVFDVTGEQTASGRVVLNDIDLCHMNNARYLRECDFARLSLYTRNGVFKALRALGATAVVGATTIRYRRPLCVGEAFELRSRIVSWDEKSFYLEQRFVSCKDGMVSAVMFCKQNVLRSTPDKILQYLCKRKVEVPEFPEDLQHWINFISASSKALRGESQLHDKKSQ